The segment GGCTCAGAGCTGCTTGTTGTTGTCAGACAAGGAGGGGGTGGGGAAAGGGGGCAGGAACAGCTGAGGATCAGAtttcagcagctaaaactgaagCGGACTGAACCATCGCTCTGCAGGGAGACACCGAAGCCACATTTATCCATCTGGGCCCACCGCAGCTCCACCTCTGGGTTCAGGTGTCTCCTAATCCCCCGTCAGAGATCAATCTGTGACAATCAGTCCGGTTCAGGGTGAGGAAGAAGGAAGCAGCGCCTGGAAGCACCACCCCCCTCCTGTTTCCTGTGAATGGACCCGTCCACCTCTTTATCCAGGATCTGAGGGGCAGGCACAGCCACATTCAGTGATGACCAGAGCTGAGTTCACTTCATCCTGCTGAGTCCAAGCTGAGGAACACCAGCTCCAAACCAGCCCAGAGACCCTCAAACACCCCCTCCACAGCTCGCTGCAGATCACGGGTCACACCTGTGAGGAGCTGCCTGACACCCAGACaggagaagagaggaagaggagggtgtgACAGGGCAGCCAGACCAGCAggcaagctgctgctgcaaggGGAGGAAGAGCAGGCGATGCACCAGCCGAGGCCAGAGGTcaagaagaaaagagagagaacaGTAAAGAGGTAGACTCTGACAGAGAGGAGGGTCGTTTGAGATCCGAGTCAGAACCCCAGCCTCTCTTTGTTCAGCCACAGAGCGGGGAGGAGGATGTGAAGGAGAGCAGGGGCTGAGGAGGACGAAACAAGAAGAAATGCTCTCAGAGATCATGTGCAGGAGGATATTCcagcagcagaggcagcaggaggagaaggaggctgGCCTCCGCAGGAAGAGCTGCAGCGGGCGTCTGCAGGGGCGGAAGACAGGGGGGGGAGGGTGGTCCAGGGGGCGCAACCCCCTCCAGCACCATCagcgtcatcatcatcatcagtatCATCGTCATCAGCAGAGGCAGGGGCTGACCCTCCGTCCCGTCAACGTGAAGGGTTTTAGAGTGAGGGGGATGCAGGCCCCCAAAAACACCAACCAGTTCCTGATGCACGAGAAGTACCAGATGCAGCACCTGAGGTCCGACTCGGTGGGGAGCGACGGCAGCTGCAGCTCCGACAGCGACGACCTGGAGCTCACCGACATGGACTCGTACCTGGGAGTCCTGGAGAATGCCCGGGGCGCCCTCCTGGACAGTCCCAACCCGCACGATTCAACGGCACAGCTGCTGGTACTGCGCCGGGACGGTCAGTGTCTGCACCAGGACGGTCAGTTTCTGCACCAGGACGGTCCCTGTCTGCGCCGGGACGGTCCATTCCTGCAGGAGGACAGCATGCAGTACTTCCCCTCTGAGGACGACCTGCTGCAGAGCCAGAACTTCATGCAGAGGGACTTTGTTGAGTTCTGTGACTTTCTGTCATTGTGAAGGGGAactttttgtgtcaaactgaacCGGGTCAGGTTTGTTCTGAttcatgtttattgtaaaaaaaatttgaaaatacctcctttttgataaatcattTAGCCCTAAAGTCTGAGAACTACTCTGAAAGAATTCAATGATTTGATCATTTCTTTTTGGccacatgttgtgtttttgtgcctctttctgctgctgttgttgttgttcacaaAAGGAAGTGGGCGGGATGGTGGGAGTGAGCCcaaacagccaatcagcatCGACGTGGCCAGCTTAGGCTGCAGATGATTGGCTGACGGAGGCGGTCTTTAACAGAGAAGCCATTTGCtgtacagaataaaaataaaaacaaataaatgcctaATGAAACCAGAACTGAGTGATTGTTTCAGTGaatttaaacaagttttcagatcaaaaaggacaaaagagtaaaataaaaaactttatgttaaaatgaacactttagttaaacaatacaaataacatcaaatattacagtaaaattaaattaaaaaactaagtttttaaaatgaaaggatggatagatagatgataaacatattaaatgttattaaacacatttatgtcCAGTTGAGCtgtttaaatcagtaaaaaacaaatgagttcATTATTTTATTCCAGAAAGCGTGGAGGCTTTGTGTCGCTGCTTCCatgttttacatgaaaacatcAGAGTGCTGCTCGTAGTTTGAGTGGATTATGTAAAGTAAAGTGGGCTAATCACTCCCACTCCCTCTTTGTATTAATAATGGTGACAGCAGCTCCAGACCTCTGATTCAGGAGAAACACGAGTCTGAATGAACACAAAGAAGAATCTGTGCTAAATTATGACTAAATATTCAGATTTAGGGGCTACCACGCCGCCCTggatgccagagtttgaaacctgttatcagagtacgtgttgttaatgactctcagcaactaccacaacatcttcagctcagtgtctgtttaACTGACAgttcaagacatttttgtgtttgctaaggtcagatagctgtggcagccatcttaatattactattactaataataataatgcattaaTATATGGTGTTGTCGTAATAATGATAGAAATCTTTCATCTTTTCTGACAGTCTGGTTGAGTTTAAACTgcctcacttttatttttttagtcagttttattgaaCATATTTATGGGTGACTCAGCTGTCAGCTGACTGATTTGTTGTTTGCAGTTTAACATTCTGTTAACTCAACATGGAcagttaataataaatgtttctggGTTTATTTTTAAGGCCGTTGTGTCGATGCAGTCTGTTCTTCAGTTGTTGTAAAAGTCTTCGTTTCCTGCAGGGTTACTGTAAAACGTTCATGTGTGCACAGAAACAAGAAGAGACTTCCTGCCTGCAGCAGGTTGAACCTCTTTggtttaacctttgacctgcagaGAGGCTGAGGTTGTGACAACCaggagcgcacacacacacacacacacacacacaaacacaccgtGACCTGCGAGGTGTTTGCAGTTTCTTATCTTATCGGTCAGAAGCTCTGAATCCTTTCTGTCATCGATCAGCTTCTGCTTCAAAGT is part of the Kryptolebias marmoratus isolate JLee-2015 linkage group LG4, ASM164957v2, whole genome shotgun sequence genome and harbors:
- the wu:fb55g09 gene encoding coiled-coil domain-containing glutamate-rich protein 1; this translates as MLSEIMCRRIFQQQRQQEEKEAGLRRKSCSGRLQGRKTGGGGWSRGRNPLQHHQRHHHHQYHRHQQRQGLTLRPVNVKGFRVRGMQAPKNTNQFLMHEKYQMQHLRSDSVGSDGSCSSDSDDLELTDMDSYLGVLENARGALLDSPNPHDSTAQLLVLRRDGQCLHQDGQFLHQDGPCLRRDGPFLQEDSMQYFPSEDDLLQSQNFMQRDFVEFCDFLSL